From the genome of Candidatus Dormiibacterota bacterium, one region includes:
- a CDS encoding FG-GAP-like repeat-containing protein: MQVVRRSLRHSAFLVLMILAVALIGMPVAAAGSLFPWQGIDAGPGGYAQVVRDLDGDGRADIVAAAQDGVSILFGQAYGDTSPRVRIDVGGFPEWVVVGDFNVDGVPDIAATVRLAYPAFGWDLVVLFGTGDGTFQFPVKTSLSFQPADVAAGDLNGDGRTDLIAIDQSSSTIYSYISDGLGSFRVAYGQQIADIPRHPIVADFSGDGRLDLAFLSEYGSPRFAVATGNGDGTFGDPVYQDAEAIYRFRSGDFDGDGLADVATLGNSSMLTVYYSNRDGTFSPSVIPGIEPFPFAVADYNGDGIVDLLVSGGQFGPLLALFGRTDRTFDQRHSDGSLPIGADGLSGDINGDGRADLVLPSYGRGIVTLAMGRGDGTFDGPLFLSMGESSGGPLAVGDMNGDARTDLLTLAFPDAAGGLPGLFSFLGRADFGSAAPLRTDASRFGETLLLGDFNTDGRPDAAILGLTSPALSVLSGNGDGTFGAAVGYADGAYPAGLAAGDFNGDGRIDLAITDTRFDSVSIRLQQGDGTFGPESKYTPIPAPGAVAAADLNGDGILDLVIANVGWDSVLASVTIMNGAGDGTFFFSTTLPTGFSPAAIAVADFNGDRVPDLAIGNASSGYVSIIMGLGHGSFAPQAHVQMPFDIGPGFLLTADLDSDGNEDLVAAGRSAPGTGLELFLGQGDGTFGAPIMLEVSGYMNALAVGDFNGDTRPDLAISGGSIAVLLNRGAFPDTDKDSIPDAQDPCTDTDGDGYGDPGFPANTCPIDNCPAVGNIDQGDADHDGAGDACDNCLTTPNPTQADKDKDGRGDACDTCTDTDGDGFGNPGFPASTCAPDNCPAVVNPTQSDADGDGVGDSCDNCPSVPNPSQADGDHDHVGDACDTCTDSDHDGYGDPAYPGNTCAVDNCPFRVNPNQADADHDGIGDACDPCTDKDGDGAGDCCYAASTCGFDNCPTIPNPDQTDSDGDHFGDACDTCPFDPNNDQDRDGVCGDRDTCPLVPNPDQVDGDGDRVGDACDNCPTVPNPDQSDSNQDGSGDACQPYLILLGIEEDGGDVQEVTLHAGDPQGDPLGGQIRITAEGGAIVQDLDLDNPTCDRGIFPDGYPGQGIGVANLGGDLLLFDIDSTLSTYLGLTCADGRQDFEIGDRPCGQPGIFFSQSISVPFSTQLPYSLCVRRFGATGSLGDFTILEILESTVRMRTPYDPGLTYTFDGGIPREISLSSLYLDQRYRLSITVADGSSLPVGVEATFLHQHESTMEFLGPLADSDRDGIDDAVDPCVDTDGDGFGNPGFPANTCPPDNCPLVANSGQADGDRDSVGDACDSCPAAFDPLQVDRDRDAVGDACDPCVDVDRDGTGESFEFPANTCAVDNCPGLFNPGQADQDGDGVGDACDNCPDRVNPGQEDGDGDGQGDACDPCPLDAANDSDHDGVCGDVDNCPDTANANQADADGDTFGDACDNCPGTANLDQQDSDGNGHGDACSLTVAIQSVFSQDDVLTLTAIVRSYAGGITSASVDVLTAGGAVFPINLQYVPTLNCTTGYFPYGIPGKGFGIYRQGGGQTTDFLFDIDSVLSGFRGITCEDGLQDFAFDAFPCTTGGNPGGQPIVALLSGGTACMQLVRGDHGFYSVHVEHSASGVSEQVTLNRFSPYAHASSSSGVPRQVDVSSIRGSLEPIGPFNVRLTAADLSGSGSAVQYFYYNGESTMKINLAPRAVISAPAQGKCGEPLTLDGSLSSDAEPDGSIETYRWFLDLGRPAERTLGEGRILQASLPPGKNRVGLVVFDAEGGRDSTQTLITIQDTAPPTLSCPAPTMAECAGPEGATVGVVATAGDDCSEVTITSSRGGGADASGTYPLGSTPVTFVATDAVGNVATCATSVTVRDTIPPSLKLAEDQTVLWPPNHRLVPVHVTWQAIDRCDPAPGVRLVSVVSSEPDDAPGGSDGDTSGDVADAAPGTPDDSVLLRAERSGGGPGRTYTLNYVAQDGSGNVSSAIAAVTVPHDLGSGPEPLLINVEAGGSAKSAHVFWPAVPAALSYDLIVGGLEQVTRQPDHISLGTVRVLAAGLPGTSFTENGTAPNPAPGHGYFYLVQSRGSMGTSGFGTESVPLPSQPESCEGGCPGEILESPAPNGPHKR, translated from the coding sequence ATGCAGGTCGTTCGGCGCTCCCTGCGCCACTCCGCGTTCCTGGTCCTCATGATCCTTGCCGTCGCTCTCATCGGCATGCCGGTCGCGGCGGCGGGAAGCCTGTTCCCCTGGCAGGGGATCGACGCCGGCCCCGGTGGCTATGCCCAGGTCGTCCGCGATCTCGACGGCGATGGCAGGGCGGACATCGTGGCCGCAGCCCAAGATGGGGTTTCCATCCTTTTTGGACAGGCGTACGGAGACACGAGCCCCCGGGTCCGGATCGATGTCGGAGGTTTCCCGGAGTGGGTGGTCGTCGGGGATTTCAACGTCGACGGCGTGCCGGACATCGCGGCGACTGTCAGGCTCGCCTATCCCGCTTTCGGCTGGGACCTGGTGGTCCTGTTCGGCACCGGGGACGGGACATTCCAGTTCCCAGTAAAAACCTCCTTATCGTTCCAGCCTGCCGACGTGGCGGCCGGTGATCTGAATGGAGACGGACGCACCGACCTGATCGCCATCGATCAATCGTCCTCGACCATCTACAGCTACATTTCGGATGGGCTCGGATCGTTCCGCGTCGCTTATGGTCAGCAGATTGCCGATATTCCCCGTCATCCGATCGTGGCGGATTTCAGCGGAGACGGCCGGCTGGACCTGGCGTTCCTGAGCGAGTATGGGTCTCCCAGATTCGCCGTCGCCACCGGGAACGGGGACGGGACCTTCGGCGACCCGGTGTACCAGGACGCAGAGGCCATCTACCGGTTCCGGTCGGGTGACTTCGACGGCGATGGACTTGCCGATGTCGCGACCCTCGGCAACAGCAGCATGCTGACGGTGTATTACAGCAATCGCGATGGCACCTTTTCCCCATCGGTCATTCCCGGGATCGAACCTTTTCCCTTCGCGGTCGCCGACTACAACGGGGACGGGATCGTCGATCTTCTGGTTTCAGGTGGGCAGTTCGGGCCTCTTCTGGCTCTCTTCGGCCGGACCGACCGGACATTCGATCAAAGGCACTCCGACGGGTCACTGCCAATCGGCGCGGACGGGCTGAGCGGCGATATCAACGGCGACGGCCGCGCGGATCTCGTCCTTCCGTCGTACGGCCGCGGGATCGTGACCCTTGCCATGGGACGGGGGGACGGAACGTTCGACGGCCCACTTTTCCTGAGCATGGGAGAGTCTTCCGGCGGGCCGCTCGCCGTGGGTGACATGAACGGCGACGCCAGGACCGACCTCCTGACGCTGGCATTCCCTGATGCCGCAGGAGGACTCCCTGGACTCTTCTCGTTTCTGGGTCGGGCCGATTTCGGGTCAGCCGCTCCGCTGCGCACGGACGCTTCACGCTTCGGGGAGACGCTGCTGCTGGGTGACTTCAACACCGACGGGAGGCCGGACGCCGCGATCCTGGGCCTGACCTCCCCGGCGCTCTCCGTGCTGTCCGGCAACGGCGACGGGACCTTCGGCGCGGCGGTGGGCTACGCGGACGGCGCCTACCCGGCGGGGCTGGCGGCCGGCGACTTCAACGGTGACGGGCGGATCGATCTGGCCATCACCGACACCCGCTTCGACAGCGTGTCGATCCGGCTCCAACAGGGGGACGGAACCTTCGGGCCCGAGTCGAAATACACACCCATTCCGGCGCCCGGAGCCGTGGCCGCCGCCGATTTGAACGGAGATGGGATCCTCGACTTGGTGATTGCGAACGTTGGGTGGGACTCCGTGCTGGCGTCCGTCACGATCATGAACGGCGCGGGTGACGGGACGTTCTTCTTCTCCACGACGCTACCGACGGGCTTTTCCCCCGCCGCAATCGCGGTCGCAGATTTCAACGGGGACCGGGTACCGGACCTCGCCATCGGCAACGCGTCTTCCGGGTACGTGTCGATCATCATGGGGCTGGGCCACGGATCGTTTGCGCCCCAGGCACACGTGCAAATGCCCTTCGACATTGGCCCCGGGTTCCTCCTGACCGCCGACCTCGACTCCGACGGCAACGAGGATCTCGTTGCGGCAGGGCGGTCCGCTCCTGGGACTGGGTTGGAGCTGTTCCTCGGTCAGGGTGACGGGACGTTTGGCGCACCGATAATGCTGGAGGTCTCGGGATACATGAATGCCCTGGCCGTCGGCGACTTCAACGGTGACACGCGCCCGGATCTCGCCATCTCGGGCGGCAGCATCGCCGTCCTGCTCAACCGAGGAGCCTTCCCCGACACGGACAAGGACAGTATCCCCGACGCGCAGGATCCCTGCACCGACACCGACGGCGACGGCTACGGTGACCCTGGATTTCCGGCGAACACCTGCCCCATCGACAACTGTCCCGCCGTCGGGAACATCGACCAGGGCGACGCCGATCACGACGGTGCGGGGGACGCCTGCGACAACTGCCTCACGACGCCCAACCCGACCCAGGCGGACAAGGACAAGGACGGTCGCGGGGATGCCTGCGACACGTGCACCGACACGGACGGCGACGGCTTCGGCAATCCCGGCTTCCCGGCCAGCACCTGTGCGCCCGACAACTGTCCCGCGGTCGTGAACCCCACCCAGAGCGACGCCGACGGAGACGGGGTGGGCGACTCGTGCGACAACTGCCCTTCGGTGCCGAACCCTTCCCAGGCCGACGGGGACCACGATCACGTCGGCGACGCCTGCGACACCTGCACGGACAGCGACCACGACGGCTACGGGGATCCAGCCTATCCCGGCAATACGTGCGCGGTCGACAACTGCCCCTTCAGGGTCAATCCGAATCAGGCGGACGCCGACCACGACGGGATCGGCGACGCGTGCGACCCGTGCACCGACAAGGATGGCGACGGGGCGGGGGACTGCTGCTATGCCGCGAGCACCTGCGGTTTCGACAACTGTCCCACGATCCCCAATCCGGACCAGACGGACAGCGACGGCGACCACTTCGGCGATGCCTGCGATACCTGCCCGTTCGATCCAAACAACGATCAGGATCGGGACGGCGTGTGCGGCGATCGGGATACCTGTCCTCTTGTCCCCAATCCCGACCAGGTAGACGGCGATGGAGACCGCGTGGGTGACGCATGCGACAACTGTCCGACCGTGCCCAACCCGGACCAATCCGACAGCAACCAGGATGGATCCGGCGACGCCTGCCAGCCTTATCTGATCCTGCTGGGGATCGAGGAGGACGGGGGGGACGTGCAGGAGGTGACGCTGCACGCCGGCGATCCGCAAGGTGACCCGCTCGGCGGTCAGATCCGGATCACCGCCGAGGGAGGGGCCATCGTGCAGGATCTCGATCTCGACAACCCGACCTGCGACCGCGGGATCTTCCCCGACGGGTATCCCGGTCAGGGGATCGGTGTCGCGAATCTGGGCGGGGACCTGCTGCTGTTCGACATCGATTCCACCCTCTCGACCTATCTGGGCCTGACGTGCGCGGATGGCCGGCAGGATTTCGAGATCGGCGACCGGCCCTGCGGCCAGCCGGGAATCTTCTTCAGTCAATCCATCAGCGTGCCCTTCTCCACCCAGCTCCCCTATTCTCTCTGCGTCCGCCGGTTCGGCGCGACCGGATCGCTCGGCGACTTCACCATCCTCGAAATTCTCGAATCCACGGTGCGTATGCGGACGCCGTACGATCCGGGGTTGACCTACACGTTCGACGGCGGGATCCCCAGGGAGATAAGCCTGTCGTCCCTTTATCTGGACCAGCGTTACCGGCTCTCGATCACGGTAGCCGACGGCTCAAGTCTGCCGGTGGGCGTCGAAGCGACCTTCCTGCACCAGCACGAATCGACCATGGAGTTCCTGGGGCCCCTCGCCGATTCCGATCGCGACGGGATCGACGACGCGGTCGATCCCTGCGTCGACACGGACGGCGACGGCTTCGGCAATCCCGGCTTCCCGGCCAACACCTGTCCGCCCGACAACTGTCCGCTCGTGGCGAATTCCGGCCAGGCGGACGGCGATCGCGACAGCGTGGGGGACGCCTGCGACAGCTGCCCCGCCGCGTTCGACCCTCTGCAGGTCGACCGGGACCGCGATGCCGTCGGTGATGCCTGCGATCCCTGCGTGGACGTCGACCGCGACGGCACCGGGGAGTCCTTCGAATTCCCGGCCAACACCTGCGCGGTGGACAACTGTCCGGGCCTGTTCAACCCGGGACAGGCCGATCAGGACGGCGATGGAGTGGGGGACGCCTGCGACAACTGTCCTGATCGGGTCAACCCCGGTCAGGAGGACGGAGACGGCGATGGACAGGGGGATGCCTGCGATCCGTGCCCGCTCGACGCCGCCAACGACTCCGACCACGACGGCGTCTGCGGCGACGTGGACAACTGCCCCGATACCGCCAACGCAAACCAGGCCGACGCCGACGGCGACACGTTCGGCGATGCCTGCGACAACTGTCCCGGCACCGCGAATCTGGATCAGCAGGACAGCGACGGCAACGGCCACGGCGACGCCTGCTCCCTGACGGTCGCGATCCAGAGCGTGTTTTCGCAGGACGATGTCCTGACTCTGACCGCGATCGTGCGCAGCTACGCGGGCGGCATCACCAGCGCCAGCGTGGACGTGCTGACGGCGGGAGGGGCGGTGTTTCCGATCAACTTGCAGTACGTGCCCACCCTGAACTGCACGACCGGTTATTTCCCTTATGGCATCCCGGGCAAGGGGTTCGGCATCTACAGGCAGGGCGGCGGTCAGACGACCGACTTCCTGTTCGACATCGACTCCGTGCTCAGCGGCTTTCGCGGCATCACCTGCGAGGACGGCCTGCAGGACTTCGCATTCGATGCTTTTCCGTGTACTACCGGCGGCAACCCTGGTGGTCAACCGATTGTGGCGCTCCTGAGCGGAGGAACGGCGTGCATGCAGTTGGTCCGCGGAGATCATGGGTTCTACAGCGTCCATGTCGAGCACAGTGCATCGGGCGTATCGGAGCAGGTGACGCTGAATCGATTCTCGCCCTATGCGCACGCGTCATCCAGCAGCGGGGTGCCGCGCCAAGTCGACGTTTCGTCGATCCGAGGCTCGCTCGAGCCGATCGGCCCCTTCAACGTCAGGCTGACGGCGGCGGACCTCTCCGGAAGCGGGTCGGCCGTGCAGTACTTCTACTACAACGGCGAGTCCACGATGAAGATCAACCTGGCGCCGCGGGCGGTCATCTCGGCCCCGGCGCAGGGGAAGTGCGGAGAGCCCCTCACCTTGGACGGCTCGCTTTCGTCGGATGCCGAACCGGACGGCTCCATCGAGACGTATCGCTGGTTCCTCGATCTGGGCCGCCCCGCCGAGCGCACGCTGGGTGAGGGCCGGATCCTGCAGGCGTCCCTGCCCCCGGGGAAAAACCGCGTGGGCCTGGTCGTCTTCGACGCGGAAGGGGGGCGGGACTCGACGCAGACCCTGATCACGATCCAGGACACGGCCCCGCCGACTCTGTCCTGCCCCGCTCCGACGATGGCGGAATGCGCGGGCCCGGAGGGGGCAACGGTGGGCGTCGTGGCGACGGCAGGGGACGATTGCAGCGAGGTGACGATCACGAGCAGTCGCGGAGGCGGGGCGGATGCTTCGGGCACCTACCCGCTCGGGTCGACGCCCGTCACCTTCGTCGCGACCGACGCGGTCGGCAACGTGGCGACCTGTGCGACGAGCGTGACCGTGCGGGACACGATCCCGCCGTCGCTGAAGCTGGCCGAGGACCAGACCGTCCTCTGGCCTCCCAACCACAGGCTGGTGCCGGTGCACGTGACCTGGCAGGCGATCGACCGGTGCGACCCGGCTCCCGGAGTACGCCTGGTCTCGGTGGTCAGCAGCGAGCCGGATGACGCGCCGGGCGGCAGCGACGGCGACACGAGCGGGGACGTCGCGGACGCCGCGCCGGGAACTCCGGATGACTCGGTTCTGCTGCGGGCGGAGCGTTCAGGTGGCGGCCCGGGCCGGACCTACACGCTGAACTACGTCGCACAGGACGGCTCGGGGAATGTCTCTTCGGCGATCGCGGCGGTCACCGTGCCGCATGACCTCGGGTCGGGGCCGGAGCCGTTGCTCATCAACGTCGAGGCGGGCGGCTCGGCGAAATCTGCGCACGTCTTCTGGCCGGCCGTCCCCGCTGCGCTGTCCTACGACTTGATCGTGGGCGGTCTGGAGCAGGTCACCAGGCAGCCCGATCACATTTCGCTGGGCACCGTGCGGGTTCTGGCGGCCGGTCTGCCCGGAACGAGCTTCACCGAGAATGGCACGGCGCCCAATCCCGCCCCTGGCCACGGCTACTTCTATCTCGTGCAATCCCGAGGCTCCATGGGAACGAGCGGTTTCGGAACGGAGTCGGTCCCTCTCCCCAGCCAACCCGAGTCGTGCGAGGGGGGATGCCCGGGGGAGATCCTTGAGTCCCCGGCGCCGAACGGGCCGCACAAGCGATAA